The window gTAGGTTAATCTGTTGGGTTAGTTTTGGATGGTAGCGTTTGGCTTTGGGTCTTCTGCACTGGAGTGCAGCTCTAAGCCTGTGGTGCAGCAGCTATTAAGACAGCAAGTGAGATATGCATCTAGAAGAAATTCAGCATACCCTTCATATCCATTTAAGACGTTGAGACCTGACCACAAGAGTAGACATGACtctaattttaaatatgcCATGCGTCAGTTTTTGGGCCCGAAGAATTTCAAGGGGGAATATGCATACAACAGGTATTTTGCAGTGCCTGATAACCACGAAcccaaatatattagtCCGGAGATCGAAAGAGGAGAGTCGTTGGTTGATCCTTTAACTGGTAAGAAGGTGACGATGAATTCCGACGAGAGCATTCAGGTTACGGGACAGGTGGTTCGTGAGAATCAGGGATTTCGTAGATTTCAGCCGTTCCCACAGAATAGGCATTGTACGACCAACTATATCTTGGATGAGGAGACGAGAAAGACAATTTACCACATGATTcaagttgaaaagaagtCTGCGCAGGATGTTTCGCGGACTTTTAATCTCAAGATTCCAAGAATTGAGGCGGTCGTGAAGTTGATCGAAATTGAGCAGAAGATGGAGAAATATGtatgttttttgatgatgatgcttCGACAGGGGGATAATTTAAGATTTTGTTGGCCAACGGGATTATGGATATAGTTATTTTGAACTCCATGGTTTTATATGATGAGACATAACAAAAATTCGATTAGTCTTTAAGACACGATAATATGGTTAAATCTTACCTTTTTTCTCTGATACTTGTGATGGAGAGCCATtaaccatatatataaatatgacTATTGGCCACGATCTGATTAATCCCTTCACTTTTTTTTCACTCATATACTAACAAGTTAGAAACAGAATCGTATTTCCCCAgaacagaagaaaatggCTGAGACTATGTACAAGATGTTCCCCATCTTTGAGGCGCGCAACCAAGAAAACTTGAGTGAAATTCCTGTTCCCGCAAAGGCGCTTTCATCACGTATACTTACACTTGCAGAATCAGAGCCCTTTGGCCCCATTGATGCCGCAAATGTTCTGGAATTGGAACCTGCAGCAGAAACGCTTAATAAGTTGGCCCAAGAGGGCGAACACTCCACTGGGCACACGAGCGAACAAAATATCAGGAAACAAAAGGTTATATATGGAGAAGTTCTGAAAGGCGAACGGTTTAAGTATAAGTTCACTAATAAAAGTGTTGGAAAAGTTGGGTTTCGTTATGGTAGCTCCAACCGTGATAACAAAAAGGATCGTGGTATTGGATTTGACGAGCGGGGCAGAATGGTTTATCTATGACATGATTCACGAGGGAAACGGCATCCTTGAtcttaaaaaatcaactaGTAAATACTTTATTCTTTATAAAACCTTGTAAATAatatgaaaaagaaacttcTGCTACGTCTGACTGTTATATTCAACTTGCTCTTATCCTTTTGAACTACTTTTGAGTACTTGGCTTTGATTCTGCTTAAATAATATGATTCTATGATGTTtatataattttctttaatgctcaataaaataaaaaatacaacTTTGGAACCAGATCAAAAGCGTGTTCGCCGGCAAGCATCCTGATGAAGGCTACGAGAGATTCAACTAGCTTAAAGGTAAATTTTATATGCTTACAATCGGATAAAAATGGAATTACTATTGCCAGTATCGGAGGAAAGTCTTGATTGCCAGCCGTTGTCATATATTCGAGCATTACATGAATTACGTCAATTCTTAATCTTCGATGAAGATCTTGCAATTTACCTCCATTTTGATGCAGAATTGTTTCAGTTCAAGAAGTTAactgtatatattaatgaAGCTATCATATTTGAGAGTCATAATTTTGACATCTGGCAAAATATTAATGGATCAGCACAGTTACTTTTGAAGTTGGACTCGAAATTAGTACGACATAATATGTTTCGAACAAATGTTGTAATGAATAATGGTAATCGGAATAAAATTACTTTCCAAGTTCAATACACTGAAGTTTGTCAAGATATGCTGTCTTCAAGTCCCAAGTATTTGTGCAATGACGATTTGCTTCCAAGCTTCGAACAGGTAAGACTCGGGAATAATAAAAGTGAAGAGGTAACCGTCTCACCAGAGCCAGCAGAGATCAAGTTGCAGTATAATATCCATTCCCTGTTGAACGTTAGATTAAGGAAATTCactttaaaatcaaaaaatatgatattgTCGTCCCTGGATTTTCAAACTTCCAAGTTATTCCGTGAGGTTGTCGACGACCCCGAGATCACGGTAAATTTTATAAGCTACGAATTGATTGATGGCCTATCATCTGTGGTAATAGAGCCTCTATCCGAAATTGAATTCCCACTGGTCTTGACTCATTATGATAGTTATAGCATTAACTATGGactttccaaaaacaaGACGCATCCTCACCGTGGGCGTATTGTTATCAAATatcagttgaagaataaaGATCAGAAACATCAAATTATCACATCTTGGGACACGGATTTATCGCCAAAGAAACCTGTGCAGCAATCTAATGCTTTGTCTGTACCACCTGCATCGCAACCGCAGTCGTACTTAACCCCATATATGGGCTCAGTGTCGATGTTTGGCGGTTACTCACAAAAATATGCCGGATCTACAACATCGCTACAGCCACCCCAATCTAGATTACTATCCAATGTGGTATTTAAATTCATTAATCATTCGATCGTATCTCCAGTCGGCTGCAAGTTTTCCTTGCATTTACAGATCCACAACTCGTCATTGTATTCTTTAAATCTCGTGGTTTATTATTCTTCCCTAAGATCACGAGAATCTCACGACAACCGCAGAAAAAGAATCTATGAAGGTATAATACTGCTGTCTAATGACTTCAAGGTTCCAATAATAGAACCAGGTGAAACCTACGAACTCGAGTTGTCCTGTATTGGTATAATTGCAggatattataatatattaagaGGTTTAAAAGTTGTCGATTTAGGTACTAAGGAGGTTGTTGAAATTGGCCGCAACGTATCCATCCTAATTAAATAGGGAATTATAGATAATATAAATTATAGATGATCATCTATCAGCACTActggaatatatatatatatatatatatatatatatgccgTATATATCATCGTCGTATTATATCATTCATTTCACTACATGTTGAGATTTCTTTTTAGCACGTGACTTGTTGATTTTCGTAATAGGGGGAATTGATAAAGAATGGggtttgttgaagaaacaatTAGATGTTCAATAAAATACACCACAACGGAAGGAACAAGTCTGCACCACCTAACTGCTGAAGTTGGCTTATTATAGTATTCTGTAGATACtgaaatatcaaaaatcaaGAATGCAGGAGAGCCAGGAGAATTGGAATGAAGAGGAGTTTGGTGACTTAAGAAGTTCCAAGAGTAGCTCGCTTTCGGATACAACAGAAATTGCAGAAGATGCTAGTGAAGCTGTCAGAAATTGGAAAGAAAGACGTAGATTAGAGATTGAGGAGAGAGATAGATCTGACGCAGAGATTAAGGAAAGACTCCAGGAAGAAGCTGTCAAACATATAGATGATTTTTACGAAATctacaacaagaaaaaagagCAGCAATTAGAGCAGTCCAAGAAAGATGCAGAGGCTTTCttaaaagaaagagaagaatTCTTCAATCAAGATAATACTGTCTGGGATAGAGTAATGCAATTGAtaaatgttgatgatgctgatgttgttggtgatcGTGACAGATCCAAATTCAAGGATATTCTACTAAGGCTGCAAGGTAATCAAGATGCCCCCGGTGTCATCAGTAAAGAAGCTTAATCAGCGTGAGATCCGTATAATAGAGGCTTTTGTAACTTTCCCTGTTTCTAAACTTATATCGTCATTAGTGGAAGTTCGgaagaaaaataataataataaaaacattTATGTTTGTACATGTTCAATATACTACAGTTGTAATAATTAATTTTGATCTACAGTGTCAGTTATAATACTCTTGTATTGTAATATGCAAGGTTCACCCCGCCAAAGAGCAGTACGTTTGCCAGTAGGGGGTCGAGAACCTCTAGTTTCTGTGTGATCACACAGCGGATCAAATACCTAAGCACTCCAAAGCTTATATTAAGGTATTCATTGCCGTTCAAGACCAAGAAAGACAACATTATTATTGCAGACTTTTGAAATGATCCTATACTACAAGCAGGGCGATACGTAAATATCCATCTGATAATTTGTCTCCAAGCAGCCCATTTTAAACAAATGGCAAAATTCTCGGTGACAGTACAGCTTATGATCTTCTCTAGTCGGCCTatgttttgtttgtttgcCAGCTCATTAAACTCATGTAGTCTATCTACAAGATATTTAGGGTTAGAAGTATGCGACTCTTCCTCTTGTGCTTGCTGAGCCAACTTCTTGTTGTTCGGATCTCTACCTTTAATCAATGAAGACTTCAATAGTTTGTACAACGACAACGCATTAAAAGTTAAGTAGATACCCCCAAAATCCTGCAACATGGACCGCTTGCTATACAACAGCTTGTGAACCATCCCAGGCTTCACACTCACCTGGTACAACAAAGGAATCGTCCAACTCACAACTAACTGCCTGACCAATATCCTACTCCGTCGATCCATATCTTCGAAAACCTTGCTCAGCCCATCCCACCTAACCCCAACAAAAGACTCAACTGCACTATATGACGCCATCCATCGTGGCAAATCGACCCCCGCCAACGCAGCACTAAGCCCCAAAGTCACATTCCACGCAACCCAGCCGTTCAATCTCCAAACTTTTCTAATTAATGGATACAGTGTCACTAACGCTGACACTGACCCCGCGTTCCTGTTCACCCTCACCAATTCCATCACATCGCCAGCTCTCAACCACCTCCAAACAAAGACTAACCCTCCCACCTTATACACCATCCCAACCCGCTCCAGCAATACACGAACCTCCTGCTCTCTCGTCAAAAACCTCACCACTTGATTCAATACAATGTCACCCATACAACTCCAATCCCAACTTATACTATATTTCTTGCCACCAATCCTTCTGTACTCGCTCTTCGATCTCCTCCAAACTATCCAACGACTCCAATAAGATATCTTCTTGTACTTCGTCTTTGTTCCATCCTCGCGTTGACGGTGAGGGGTTTATATAAAGGGGCGGTGTTTACGTTTCTGCTCCGTTATTGATACTCTTAATAAGAACTCCACACCACAAGAGCATTCCGGTAATATAGAaagaagatcaagaatGAATAAAGCTAAGGAACCAGAGATTCCGTTTCAAGTTGTTGCACAGTTTTCTTACAAGTCAGAGTACAAACATGATCTACACTTTGATAAAGGccaaaaaatattagtCATTTCGATAGAAGACAATCAATGGTACTATGGGCATTTTGTGGATTCAGAGGGAAAGCAGAGGGAAGGGATATTCCCCAAGAGTTTTGTGAGCATAGTTCGGGATGAGATGAAGACTGGAAGATCTAAGTTGGGATTACCGCAGGGAAATTTCCCTTCGTTAGATCCAGCAGCACAAATGCCCTTTCTTCAAGAGCAGCCCGCAGTGATGAAGGAGGAAGATTTTGGTGCTGGTGAGAAGGGCAAGGATTTAGAGGCGGGATCAGCGGGTAATGGGAACTACTTGGCCCGGGATGGGACAAGGAAAGTTCCTGATCCGATACAGAAGAAGCCAGATGGTCCGGTATTTACGCCGCCGGATGATCCGGTGAAACCAAAAAGTGGTGTTACGATGATTAACAAAGTGCCGTTTGGGAAGGTTCCTAAGGGTACTGTGAGCGGTTCTCCCAGTCCTGTGAAGGAGGAGAGTCTTACCCCTGTTGTTGTGGAGCCTCCGCAGATGAGTTTTAAGGAACGGTTGGCGATGTTGCAGGAGCAGCAGGCAAAAGAACAAGCAAGGGAAGTCAGGTTGCTGAGGAAAAAACAGGAAAAGGAGACAGATGAGTTGAAAAAGAACAGAAGGAAACTCGAGACGGCAGCGGCTAGCGATGTGCGCaaggctgctgctgaatcTGATAGTGATCATTTTTCCACAGATAATGAAATGGCAGGAAATACGCAGATTAAGCATCGTAAAGATGTTGCAGCAGTTGGTGCTGTCTCGGTAGATTCGAAGCATAATCTACCAGTTGGATCAGAGAAAAAACAGGGGCATAAAAATGTGGAAGATTCCTCTAAACAAGAAGTTAATACTAACAAGACCAATGAGGAATCTCGTCGCGCTGCATTGAGAGAGCGAATGGCAAGGTTGTCTGGTGCTAGCAGATTTGGAATGTCTGCTTCTTTTAACCCCTTTAGTTTGCCTTCTATCAGTGGCTCTATGGCTGATGCCAAGTCTACCAAAGAAAATAAGTCTAACTTGTTCGATCATAATACTACAATACAGTCACAGGATGAAATGCAACAGCCCATACCTATTTTGCCGCCTTCTCCAAACCAACTGACTTTGAGCAAGACTTCGAAGCACCATAAGAAGGAACCATCAATAACTGAGAATGATCAACTTACAGAATCAGAGGttgatttggaagataaAAGCTATATGGGCATTACGGCAAAGCCAGGAGGCTTTATGGGTTTAAACCTAAATCCCATTTCTATGGACAC is drawn from Eremothecium cymbalariae DBVPG#7215 chromosome 8, complete sequence and contains these coding sequences:
- the CLC1 gene encoding clathrin light chain CLC1 (similar to Ashbya gossypii AGR309C), coding for MQESQENWNEEEFGDLRSSKSSSLSDTTEIAEDASEAVRNWKERRRLEIEERDRSDAEIKERLQEEAVKHIDDFYEIYNKKKEQQLEQSKKDAEAFLKEREEFFNQDNTVWDRVMQLINVDDADVVGDRDRSKFKDILLRLQGNQDAPGVISKEA
- the PEX35 gene encoding Pex35p (similar to Ashbya gossypii AGR308W), whose protein sequence is MGDIVLNQVVRFLTREQEVRVLLERVGMVYKVGGLVFVWRWLRAGDVMELVRVNRNAGSVSALVTLYPLIRKVWRLNGWVAWNVTLGLSAALAGVDLPRWMASYSAVESFVGVRWDGLSKVFEDMDRRSRILVRQLVVSWTIPLLYQVSVKPGMVHKLLYSKRSMLQDFGGIYLTFNALSLYKLLKSSLIKGRDPNNKKLAQQAQEEESHTSNPKYLVDRLHEFNELANKQNIGRLEKIISCTVTENFAICLKWAAWRQIIRWIFTYRPACSIGSFQKSAIIMLSFLVLNGNEYLNISFGVLRYLIRCVITQKLEVLDPLLANVLLFGGVNLAYYNTRVL
- the TRS65 gene encoding Trs65p (similar to Ashbya gossypii AGR310C) encodes the protein MELLLPVSEESLDCQPLSYIRALHELRQFLIFDEDLAIYLHFDAELFQFKKLTVYINEAIIFESHNFDIWQNINGSAQLLLKLDSKLVRHNMFRTNVVMNNGNRNKITFQVQYTEVCQDMLSSSPKYLCNDDLLPSFEQVRLGNNKSEEVTVSPEPAEIKLQYNIHSLLNVRLRKFTLKSKNMILSSLDFQTSKLFREVVDDPEITVNFISYELIDGLSSVVIEPLSEIEFPLVLTHYDSYSINYGLSKNKTHPHRGRIVIKYQLKNKDQKHQIITSWDTDLSPKKPVQQSNALSVPPASQPQSYLTPYMGSVSMFGGYSQKYAGSTTSLQPPQSRLLSNVVFKFINHSIVSPVGCKFSLHLQIHNSSLYSLNLVVYYSSLRSRESHDNRRKRIYEGIILLSNDFKVPIIEPGETYELELSCIGIIAGYYNILRGLKVVDLGTKEVVEIGRNVSILIK
- the MRPS35 gene encoding mitochondrial 37S ribosomal protein mS45 (similar to Ashbya gossypii AGR311C), translating into MVAFGFGSSALECSSKPVVQQLLRQQVRYASRRNSAYPSYPFKTLRPDHKSRHDSNFKYAMRQFLGPKNFKGEYAYNRYFAVPDNHEPKYISPEIERGESLVDPLTGKKVTMNSDESIQVTGQVVRENQGFRRFQPFPQNRHCTTNYILDEETRKTIYHMIQVEKKSAQDVSRTFNLKIPRIEAVVKLIEIEQKMEKYKQNRISPEQKKMAETMYKMFPIFEARNQENLSEIPVPAKALSSRILTLAESEPFGPIDAANVLELEPAAETLNKLAQEGEHSTGHTSEQNIRKQKVIYGEVLKGERFKYKFTNKSVGKVGFRYGSSNRDNKKDRGIGFDERGRMVYL